From Bacillus basilensis, a single genomic window includes:
- a CDS encoding YqhG family protein → MQQHEIHNYLYNFFEANNCEILERSPQLLDVQLTIEMDKLLMNRPFYWHYLEKTGGVPNPMRLTLITNPENEENDGELIHYGSPRLHQIFQTTKELGSYIRLYEDVRHNGATHTPLHPWLGINIKVSYQCDRKKDILHSIGIHLISGTMMANFHDTLTKIKLTPKIPDFCFTLSPIIKPQSGLQRIEDALKSIIAEDDHTWAKEARVRWNHDLDLLNRFYEESDELPESYEIEKQALQEQYEPRITVQIINGGLFYVTANHFLS, encoded by the coding sequence ATGCAGCAACATGAAATTCATAATTACTTATACAATTTCTTTGAGGCGAATAACTGCGAAATTTTAGAGCGTTCTCCTCAATTATTAGACGTGCAATTAACAATTGAGATGGATAAATTATTAATGAACCGTCCTTTTTATTGGCACTATCTTGAGAAAACAGGAGGCGTACCGAATCCGATGCGCCTTACCCTTATTACGAATCCAGAAAATGAAGAAAATGATGGCGAGCTTATTCACTACGGTTCACCGCGTCTACATCAAATTTTCCAGACAACAAAAGAACTAGGATCTTACATACGTTTATATGAGGACGTACGGCATAACGGGGCAACACATACCCCGCTCCACCCGTGGCTCGGTATAAATATAAAAGTTTCCTACCAATGTGATCGAAAAAAAGACATTCTTCACTCCATTGGTATTCATCTCATTTCTGGAACAATGATGGCAAACTTTCATGACACATTAACTAAAATTAAACTTACACCAAAAATACCTGACTTTTGTTTTACACTCTCACCTATCATTAAACCGCAAAGTGGTTTACAACGTATAGAGGACGCTTTAAAAAGTATAATTGCAGAAGATGACCATACGTGGGCGAAAGAAGCAAGAGTGCGCTGGAATCACGATTTAGATCTTTTAAATCGTTTTTATGAAGAAAGTGATGAACTTCCTGAAAGCTATGAAATTGAAAAACAAGCCTTGCAAGAACAGTATGAACCACGCATTACAGTGCAAATTATTAACGGTGGCCTTTTTTATGTTACCGCGAATCATTTCCTCTCTTAA